The proteins below come from a single Marinobacter bohaiensis genomic window:
- a CDS encoding copper chaperone PCu(A)C gives MAGGDKVQTGRRFTCALLVGVVLMSAGLAGAEEVEQEGIEVHHPWARPTPPVSPINGAVYFSVTNHRDEPIRLEAVQAPWTAHASLHQSRQKGGTVRMEVVDGGVLIGPGETMRFEPNGYHVMLMDLTDPLKEGDRFPMTLEFRGESVDIEVQVRQVPARESEADEPSQN, from the coding sequence TGTGCGCTACTGGTGGGTGTGGTGCTGATGTCAGCCGGTCTGGCTGGGGCTGAAGAGGTCGAGCAGGAAGGGATTGAAGTGCATCATCCCTGGGCCCGACCCACGCCGCCGGTATCGCCCATCAACGGAGCTGTCTATTTTTCGGTGACCAACCATCGCGATGAGCCCATTCGGCTGGAGGCGGTTCAGGCACCCTGGACGGCTCACGCCAGCCTGCACCAGAGCCGCCAGAAAGGTGGCACCGTCCGTATGGAAGTCGTGGATGGTGGGGTTCTGATCGGGCCCGGTGAAACCATGCGGTTCGAGCCCAACGGCTATCACGTCATGCTGATGGATTTGACCGATCCCCTGAAAGAGGGGGACCGCTTCCCCATGACGCTCGAATTCCGCGGTGAGAGCGTTGATATCGAGGTCCAGGTCCGGCAGGTGCCCGCTCGCGAATCCGAAGCGGACGAGCCGTCTCAAAACTGA